The following are from one region of the Stanieria cyanosphaera PCC 7437 genome:
- a CDS encoding type 1 glutamine amidotransferase, with protein MELTIGWLYPNLMSTYGDRGNVICLQRRCQWRGIQAKILPLDRQTDAEQFKQVDIIVGGGAQDRQQEIVMRDLKGEKAKALKAKIETGTPGVFTCGSPQLLGHYYEPALGQKIEGLGLLDLVSKHPGIDAKRCIGNVVFEITASPLAEDLKTSLGTQPLVIGFENHGGRTYLNNVAALGKVIKGYGNNGEDGTEGAFYRNAIATYSHGPLLPKNPFLADWLIKTSLQQKYQQEISLTKLEDNLAVAARKAMLQRLDLSNINATI; from the coding sequence ATGGAATTGACAATTGGCTGGCTTTATCCTAACTTAATGAGTACCTATGGCGATCGCGGTAATGTAATTTGTTTGCAACGGCGTTGTCAATGGCGAGGTATCCAAGCAAAGATTTTACCTCTAGATCGGCAAACAGATGCAGAGCAATTTAAACAAGTAGATATCATTGTTGGTGGAGGCGCGCAAGATCGTCAACAAGAAATTGTCATGCGCGACTTAAAAGGTGAAAAAGCTAAAGCTTTAAAAGCTAAAATCGAAACTGGTACACCTGGAGTATTTACTTGTGGTTCGCCTCAACTATTAGGGCATTATTATGAACCAGCTTTAGGACAAAAAATAGAAGGTTTAGGATTATTAGATTTAGTCAGTAAACACCCTGGAATTGATGCTAAACGTTGTATTGGCAATGTGGTGTTTGAAATTACCGCTTCTCCCTTAGCAGAAGACTTAAAAACTAGTTTAGGTACTCAACCTCTAGTAATTGGGTTTGAAAATCACGGTGGAAGAACCTATTTAAATAATGTTGCTGCATTAGGTAAAGTAATCAAAGGTTATGGTAATAATGGGGAAGATGGCACAGAAGGAGCATTTTACCGCAACGCGATCGCTACCTATTCTCATGGCCCATTGTTACCAAAAAATCCTTTTCTAGCTGATTGGTTAATCAAAACTTCCTTGCAACAAAAATATCAACAAGAAATTTCCTTAACTAAACTAGAAGATAACCTAGCTGTTGCAGCCCGTAAAGCAATGTTGCAACGTCTAGATTTATCTAACATCAATGCAACAATTTAG
- a CDS encoding exonuclease domain-containing protein has product MNNQQDFLIVDTEGKHQVNEIAVINSQGNLIYEAFVQEYAAHDHIKLNRKPLQQIILEFNNLAQNKLLICHHADHDFQVLQNSFIAVEVPWQNFQFACTYKLAKKYFPNLISYSLEYLSKKLNLKVKQKYFNSQQAHSARYDAEFTYQLYWKVMEEITIKRLQNQPNPFGSSRVDTPFQEHLDLTSIYNNQFATLKSIITDIKYDQNHQSKGVIVIGEPGTGKTHLMMRLAQEVLEVNRLLFIRQPNNPDAVIYHTYSRILESLIEKVTQSNYTQLEYLLANSFRKIIQNNLIDNTNQKDQFILAATQTNPLELYDSLGTDGTQKKRDYWQHIEKRTLEWWLEHYGGAGYSLEIIKGIIKFCSYSDFNYKKLVTRWLAADELAPEELDKIKLNNWNEEISKENFSLEAIAVLSKLSLLDEPLIIIFDQLEGLGLKHHEKLLLSFGEAIKEIFTHVPNSLIIFNLFPSRWQHFQQILDGSIVDRISQYQVTLEKPNYSDLEQILQLKAAIIDLDVKTLFTEQELVNILAGNSIRAVLNRAADYYRYKVNQIPLPQLSSQSLTHSLASEETILPRIEKLEQQFTQLQKLLANLAQAFSGFTNTLAVTNKQELQSNEPNNYPTNQEVIDYLETQKKLLEQDYDKLQIISDSDDIGKLKTIIEAFQTIVNLEIDHLRLGKKKIPDHLVVKKTNYTLVIGFLQIDGTAFTTRIKNFNELVINHKEIRFLLLRDNRKPKLTGKVAQEEITKLNNSANGKFSLIDRDNRISFEVIYRLVTDIYNRDFDVSLVEAFNALKQQLNNYWLIKLMQ; this is encoded by the coding sequence ATGAATAATCAGCAAGATTTTTTAATTGTTGATACAGAAGGAAAGCATCAAGTAAATGAAATTGCTGTCATTAATAGTCAAGGTAATTTAATCTACGAAGCTTTTGTTCAAGAATATGCTGCTCACGATCACATTAAGTTAAATCGTAAACCTCTGCAACAAATTATTCTTGAATTTAATAATTTAGCACAGAATAAACTATTAATTTGTCATCATGCTGACCACGATTTTCAAGTTTTACAAAATAGTTTTATTGCCGTAGAAGTTCCTTGGCAAAATTTTCAATTTGCTTGTACTTACAAGTTAGCTAAAAAATATTTTCCCAATCTAATCAGTTATTCCCTTGAATATCTTAGTAAAAAACTTAATTTAAAGGTCAAGCAAAAATATTTTAATTCTCAACAAGCACATTCAGCTAGATACGATGCTGAATTTACTTATCAATTATATTGGAAAGTTATGGAAGAAATAACTATTAAAAGATTACAGAATCAACCCAATCCTTTTGGGAGTAGTAGAGTAGATACTCCTTTTCAAGAACATCTCGATTTGACTTCTATTTATAACAATCAATTTGCCACTTTAAAATCCATTATTACTGATATTAAATACGATCAAAATCATCAAAGTAAAGGAGTTATAGTTATTGGTGAGCCAGGAACAGGAAAAACTCATTTAATGATGCGATTGGCGCAAGAAGTACTCGAAGTTAATCGGTTACTTTTTATTCGTCAACCGAATAATCCAGATGCAGTTATTTATCATACTTACAGTAGAATTTTAGAATCTTTAATTGAAAAAGTAACTCAAAGCAATTACACCCAACTAGAATATTTACTAGCTAATAGTTTTAGAAAAATAATTCAAAATAATCTCATCGATAATACCAATCAAAAAGATCAATTTATTTTAGCTGCAACTCAAACTAATCCTCTCGAACTTTATGATAGTTTAGGCACGGATGGTACTCAGAAAAAACGCGACTATTGGCAACACATTGAAAAAAGAACTTTAGAATGGTGGCTAGAACATTATGGTGGAGCAGGTTATTCTTTAGAAATTATCAAAGGTATTATTAAGTTTTGTAGTTATTCAGATTTTAATTATAAAAAATTAGTCACTCGATGGCTAGCTGCTGATGAACTAGCACCAGAAGAACTAGATAAAATAAAATTAAATAATTGGAATGAAGAAATCAGTAAAGAAAATTTTTCTTTAGAAGCGATCGCGGTTCTGAGTAAGCTTTCTCTTTTAGATGAACCTCTAATTATTATTTTCGATCAACTAGAAGGTTTAGGTTTAAAGCATCACGAAAAATTGCTATTAAGTTTTGGCGAAGCAATTAAAGAAATTTTTACTCATGTCCCAAATAGTTTGATTATTTTTAATTTGTTTCCCAGTCGTTGGCAACATTTTCAACAGATTCTTGATGGCTCTATTGTAGACCGTATTTCTCAATATCAAGTTACCTTAGAGAAACCGAATTATTCAGATTTAGAACAAATTTTACAACTAAAAGCAGCTATCATTGATTTAGATGTAAAAACTTTATTTACCGAGCAAGAATTAGTAAATATTTTAGCAGGTAATTCTATTCGTGCAGTTTTAAATCGGGCTGCGGATTATTATCGTTATAAAGTCAATCAAATTCCTTTACCACAATTATCTTCTCAATCTTTAACTCATTCTTTAGCTTCAGAAGAAACAATTTTACCAAGAATTGAAAAATTAGAACAGCAATTTACACAGTTGCAAAAATTATTAGCTAATTTAGCTCAAGCTTTTAGTGGTTTTACCAATACATTAGCTGTAACAAATAAACAAGAATTACAATCAAACGAACCTAATAATTATCCTACTAATCAAGAAGTTATTGATTATCTAGAAACTCAGAAAAAGTTATTAGAACAAGACTACGATAAACTACAAATTATTAGTGATAGTGATGATATTGGTAAGTTAAAAACTATCATAGAAGCTTTTCAAACTATTGTTAATTTAGAAATAGATCATTTGAGGTTAGGTAAAAAAAAGATTCCCGATCATCTGGTAGTCAAAAAAACAAACTACACTCTGGTAATTGGATTTTTACAAATAGATGGTACTGCTTTTACGACTCGAATAAAAAACTTTAATGAATTAGTAATCAATCATAAAGAAATTAGATTTTTACTGCTTAGAGACAATAGAAAACCTAAACTTACAGGTAAAGTTGCTCAAGAAGAAATAACCAAATTAAATAATTCTGCTAATGGAAAATTTTCTCTAATTGATCGCGATAATAGAATTAGTTTTGAAGTAATTTATCGCTTAGTTACAGATATTTACAATCGAGATTTTGATGTATCTTTGGTAGAAGCTTTTAATGCTCTTAAACAACAATTAAATAATTATTGGCTAATTAAACTAATGCAATAA
- a CDS encoding DUF2288 domain-containing protein, whose translation MPELKDRLKDELAEINWQDLLPHAKRDVVIVVKKELNILDVATAIAQDNSIAVSNWIEQQLISKPSSEQLTNWNGEPNKQFWTLIIQPFVVIQEI comes from the coding sequence ATGCCAGAACTTAAAGATAGATTAAAGGATGAATTAGCTGAAATTAATTGGCAAGATTTATTACCTCATGCCAAAAGAGATGTAGTAATTGTTGTCAAAAAAGAATTAAATATTCTCGATGTTGCAACTGCGATCGCACAAGACAATTCGATTGCTGTCAGTAATTGGATCGAACAACAATTAATTTCTAAACCATCTTCAGAACAATTAACTAACTGGAATGGTGAACCTAATAAACAGTTTTGGACTTTAATTATTCAGCCTTTTGTTGTCATTCAAGAAATCTAA
- a CDS encoding DUF3593 domain-containing protein, with protein MNKDSLFALSLFPYLGFLWFLTRSQKTPRLALIGFYMLLVFVAVTIPAGIYAKVHYGKALANVDWLHGSAEVFLTLSNILVVLGFRQAILDRQKQITNK; from the coding sequence ATGAATAAAGATAGTTTATTTGCTCTGTCGCTGTTTCCTTATCTTGGTTTTCTTTGGTTTCTAACGCGATCGCAAAAGACTCCTCGTTTAGCTTTAATTGGCTTTTATATGTTGCTTGTGTTTGTCGCAGTTACTATTCCTGCTGGTATTTATGCTAAGGTTCATTACGGCAAAGCCTTAGCTAATGTTGATTGGTTACATGGTAGTGCAGAAGTATTTTTAACCCTTTCCAATATCTTGGTTGTGTTGGGTTTTCGTCAGGCAATTCTAGACCGACAGAAGCAGATAACAAATAAATAA
- the coaD gene encoding pantetheine-phosphate adenylyltransferase: MIALYPGSFDPITFGHLDIIERGAKLFEKVIVAVLSNTSKQPLFSVEQRVKQINICTQHLSNVEIDSFFGLTVDYAKISQAGVLLRGLRVLSDFEKELQMAHTNKTLCEEIETVFLATAKEYSFLSSSVVKEIAQFGGSIDHLVPENVAQDLYLHYQNINLKY; the protein is encoded by the coding sequence ATGATTGCTCTTTATCCAGGAAGTTTCGATCCCATTACTTTTGGTCATCTCGATATTATTGAACGAGGTGCTAAATTGTTTGAAAAGGTAATTGTAGCGGTTCTTTCCAATACGAGTAAACAGCCTTTATTTAGTGTAGAACAAAGAGTTAAGCAAATTAATATCTGTACTCAACATTTATCCAATGTAGAAATAGATAGTTTTTTTGGTTTAACTGTTGATTATGCCAAAATAAGTCAGGCAGGAGTTTTATTAAGAGGTTTGCGAGTTCTGTCTGATTTTGAAAAAGAATTACAAATGGCTCATACCAACAAAACTTTGTGCGAAGAAATAGAAACTGTATTTTTAGCTACTGCTAAAGAATATAGTTTTTTAAGTAGTAGTGTTGTTAAAGAAATTGCTCAATTTGGTGGCTCAATCGATCATCTTGTTCCTGAAAATGTTGCTCAAGACCTTTATCTGCATTATCAAAATATTAACCTTAAGTATTGA
- a CDS encoding sensor histidine kinase — MKKNRFWFWDSFSFGFRGRIMAVYLLLILIGFSGAIFAIRRVLLLRLEERIEQALEQEVQELHLLISGKNPTTAQSFGENITAIFNVFLSRNIPEANEYYITLLPDGLYYSSPLALPPSIDRNSKIVQHWRTLTEPELGEIYLYQDQIVYLAEPIEINGKVRGVFVVAVAAGYERQEIDEATLIIVQVTIVVIISTTILAWILAGQILAPLYLLTNTTQAISETNLERRIPVQGKDEIAQLSMTFNEMLNRLQSAFNNQRHFLNDISHELRTPITIIQGHLELIGSTPEEQRQTLELVMDELKRMSRLVADLMLLAKSEQPNFLHLETVQLSKLTEEMYDRSTVLADRNWHLEQVGSGLIVVDRQRLIQAIVNLAQNATKHTQVTDVIALGSEINQGYVRFWITDTGTGISFSEQSQIFERFIKGTNSRNSDGTGLGLAIVKAIVQAHKGKIELFSQPGQGAKFILTLPVDTPINYN; from the coding sequence ATGAAAAAAAATCGCTTTTGGTTCTGGGATAGTTTTTCTTTTGGATTTCGAGGTCGTATTATGGCAGTATATTTGCTACTGATACTGATTGGTTTTTCCGGTGCAATTTTCGCTATTCGACGAGTTTTACTGCTGCGTCTGGAAGAAAGAATCGAACAAGCTCTCGAACAAGAAGTACAAGAGTTACATCTTTTAATCAGTGGAAAAAATCCAACTACAGCACAATCGTTTGGAGAAAATATTACTGCTATTTTCAACGTATTTCTCAGTCGCAATATTCCCGAAGCTAATGAATATTACATCACGTTACTTCCAGACGGTCTTTATTATTCGAGTCCATTAGCATTACCTCCATCAATCGATCGCAATTCAAAGATAGTTCAACATTGGCGAACACTTACTGAGCCTGAGCTTGGAGAAATTTATCTCTATCAAGATCAAATTGTCTATTTAGCAGAACCCATCGAAATTAATGGAAAAGTTCGAGGCGTATTTGTTGTGGCAGTTGCTGCTGGATATGAACGCCAGGAAATTGATGAAGCGACTCTGATTATTGTCCAGGTGACTATTGTTGTAATAATTAGCACTACTATTTTGGCTTGGATTTTAGCTGGACAAATATTAGCTCCTTTGTATCTACTTACTAATACTACTCAGGCTATTAGTGAAACCAATTTAGAAAGACGTATTCCTGTTCAAGGAAAGGACGAAATTGCTCAATTAAGCATGACTTTTAATGAAATGTTGAATAGGCTTCAGTCTGCTTTTAATAATCAAAGACATTTTCTTAATGATATTAGTCATGAGCTAAGAACGCCAATTACTATTATTCAAGGACATCTAGAATTAATCGGCTCTACTCCTGAAGAACAACGTCAAACCCTAGAATTAGTTATGGACGAATTAAAGCGGATGAGTCGTTTAGTAGCAGATTTGATGTTATTGGCTAAATCAGAACAACCTAATTTTTTGCATTTAGAAACTGTTCAATTAAGTAAGTTAACTGAAGAAATGTATGATAGGTCTACAGTTTTAGCAGATCGAAACTGGCATCTGGAGCAAGTTGGCTCGGGTTTAATCGTAGTAGATCGTCAACGATTAATCCAAGCAATTGTTAACTTGGCACAAAATGCAACTAAACACACACAAGTTACTGATGTAATCGCTTTAGGTTCAGAAATAAATCAAGGTTACGTTCGTTTTTGGATCACTGATACAGGAACAGGAATCTCTTTTTCTGAACAATCACAAATTTTTGAACGTTTTATTAAAGGAACTAACAGTAGAAATTCTGATGGAACAGGTTTAGGATTAGCAATTGTTAAAGCGATCGTACAAGCTCACAAAGGAAAAATAGAATTATTTAGCCAACCAGGACAAGGAGCTAAATTTATTTTAACTTTGCCTGTTGATACTCCAATTAATTATAATTAG
- the panB gene encoding 3-methyl-2-oxobutanoate hydroxymethyltransferase, whose protein sequence is MAITIQQLQKWKRQGRTIVSLTAWDYLLAKVLDEAGIDLILVGDSLAMVALGHSTTLPVSLEEMIHHAKAVNRGVNRALVVCDLPFLSYQESVSQAIHSAGKVLKEAGVGAVKIEGGSPRIINTVAELTAIGIPVMGHVGLTPQSVHRLGYQQQGKTVEEANRIIDEAIALERAGAFAIILEHIPGELAATITAEVTIPTIGIGAGVKCDGQVLVTADLLGLSDRLPPFAKSYLNLRQVITSAVKDFATDVQEHHFPE, encoded by the coding sequence ATGGCTATTACAATTCAACAACTCCAGAAATGGAAACGACAAGGGCGTACTATTGTTAGTCTGACTGCTTGGGATTATCTGCTTGCTAAAGTCTTGGATGAGGCAGGAATAGATTTGATTTTAGTAGGTGATTCTTTGGCGATGGTAGCTTTGGGACACAGTACGACTTTACCTGTTAGTCTAGAAGAAATGATTCATCATGCTAAAGCCGTGAATCGAGGAGTAAACAGGGCTTTAGTTGTCTGCGATTTGCCGTTTTTAAGTTATCAGGAAAGTGTTTCTCAAGCAATTCATTCGGCAGGAAAAGTTTTAAAAGAAGCAGGAGTAGGTGCAGTTAAAATTGAAGGGGGAAGTCCTCGTATTATTAATACTGTAGCTGAACTGACTGCGATCGGTATTCCTGTGATGGGACACGTTGGTTTAACTCCTCAATCTGTTCATCGTCTCGGTTATCAACAGCAGGGAAAAACTGTTGAAGAAGCTAATCGAATTATTGATGAAGCGATCGCTTTAGAAAGAGCAGGAGCTTTTGCGATTATTTTAGAACATATTCCTGGGGAATTGGCAGCAACAATTACGGCAGAAGTTACTATTCCTACAATTGGTATTGGTGCTGGGGTAAAATGCGATGGACAAGTCTTGGTTACTGCTGATTTATTAGGTTTATCGGATCGTTTACCACCTTTTGCTAAGTCTTATCTCAATTTAAGGCAAGTTATTACTAGTGCTGTTAAAGATTTTGCTACAGATGTTCAAGAGCATCATTTTCCTGAGTAA
- the argS gene encoding arginine--tRNA ligase translates to MNSLLEQLKISVSQALVAAFGEELANVDPLVAVASNPKFGDYQSNVALPLAKQLKLAPRAIAEKIIAKLEVDQICQKPEIAGAGFINFTIKPDYLVTQLSLIQADQRLGIEPVPSPQKVIVDFSSPNIAKEMHVGHLRSTIIGDAIANVLEFRGHDVLRLNHVGDWGTQFGMLIAYLKEAYPEALTTADVLDLGDLVSLYKKAKIRFDQDEEFKETARNEVVKLQAGNSESRHAWQLLCEQSRREFQVIYDLLDIKITERGESFYNPFLADIVAELDQQGLLQEDAGAKCIFLEGFTNKAGEPLPLIVQKSDGGYNYATTDLAALKYRIEQDNAERIIYVTDVGQSNHFAAVFQVAKKAGILPEKVEVVHVPFGLVLGEDGKKLKTRSGETIKLKELLDEAIIQARNDLESRLQEEGREETEEFINQVAQTVGISAVKYADLSQNRTTDYKFSYSKMLALQGNTAPYLLYAYVRVQGISRKGEIDFEKLGTHTKIVLAESTELILAKHILQLGEIIQEVERELLPNRLCLYIYELSQKFNQFYESCPILQVEEPSRTSRLILADLTARTIKLGLSLLGISVVERM, encoded by the coding sequence ATGAATTCCCTACTCGAACAGCTTAAAATATCTGTTAGTCAAGCTTTGGTAGCTGCTTTTGGTGAAGAGTTAGCTAATGTAGATCCTTTAGTGGCGGTTGCTAGCAATCCTAAATTTGGTGATTATCAATCGAATGTTGCTTTACCATTAGCTAAACAACTGAAACTAGCACCAAGAGCGATCGCGGAAAAAATTATTGCTAAACTAGAAGTAGATCAAATTTGTCAAAAGCCAGAAATAGCTGGTGCTGGTTTTATTAACTTTACAATTAAACCAGATTATCTTGTTACTCAATTAAGTTTAATTCAAGCTGATCAACGCTTAGGAATTGAACCAGTACCATCGCCACAAAAAGTTATAGTAGATTTTTCCAGTCCCAATATTGCTAAAGAAATGCACGTAGGACATTTACGTTCTACGATTATCGGTGATGCGATAGCGAATGTGTTAGAATTTCGAGGACATGATGTTTTACGTCTCAATCATGTAGGAGACTGGGGTACTCAGTTTGGGATGTTAATTGCTTACCTCAAAGAAGCTTATCCAGAAGCTTTAACAACTGCGGATGTTTTAGATTTAGGGGATCTAGTTAGTTTATATAAGAAAGCAAAAATTCGTTTTGATCAGGATGAAGAGTTTAAGGAAACTGCCAGAAACGAAGTAGTAAAATTACAAGCAGGTAATTCTGAAAGTCGTCATGCTTGGCAATTACTTTGCGAACAATCTCGTCGAGAATTTCAAGTAATTTATGATTTATTAGATATTAAAATAACTGAGAGAGGAGAATCTTTTTATAATCCTTTTTTGGCGGATATTGTAGCTGAATTAGATCAACAAGGTTTATTACAAGAAGATGCAGGTGCAAAATGTATTTTCTTAGAAGGATTTACTAATAAAGCAGGTGAACCTTTACCTTTAATTGTGCAAAAATCTGATGGTGGTTATAACTATGCAACTACAGATTTGGCTGCATTAAAATATCGCATTGAACAAGATAATGCAGAAAGAATTATTTATGTTACAGATGTAGGGCAAAGTAATCATTTTGCAGCAGTATTTCAAGTAGCTAAAAAAGCGGGAATATTACCTGAAAAAGTAGAAGTTGTTCATGTACCTTTTGGATTAGTTTTAGGTGAAGACGGCAAAAAATTAAAAACTCGTTCTGGGGAAACAATTAAACTAAAAGAATTATTAGATGAAGCAATTATTCAAGCACGTAATGATCTAGAATCAAGATTGCAAGAAGAGGGTAGAGAAGAAACAGAAGAATTTATTAATCAAGTTGCTCAAACTGTTGGGATTAGTGCAGTAAAGTATGCAGATTTGAGTCAAAATCGAACTACAGATTACAAATTTAGTTATTCAAAAATGTTAGCTCTTCAAGGTAATACTGCACCTTATTTACTTTATGCTTATGTCAGGGTACAAGGTATTAGTCGTAAAGGTGAAATTGATTTTGAAAAATTAGGAACACATACCAAAATTGTTTTAGCAGAATCAACAGAACTTATTTTAGCTAAACATATTTTGCAGTTAGGAGAAATAATTCAAGAAGTTGAGCGAGAATTATTACCTAATCGTCTGTGTTTATATATTTATGAACTGAGTCAAAAGTTCAATCAATTTTATGAATCTTGTCCTATTTTACAAGTAGAAGAACCTTCACGCACCTCTCGATTAATCTTGGCAGATTTGACTGCTAGAACTATTAAATTAGGTTTATCTTTATTGGGGATTTCTGTAGTTGAAAGGATGTAG
- a CDS encoding Crp/Fnr family transcriptional regulator, whose translation MLLANQITSKLYLDLNEEKLLLQFYEKGEEIPLFDQGFWQVYRGVVQLSRINAKGEEITLGWATGNTAFGNILEHTGIDRAQALSDVYVRWLSPQDLENYPHFSRILLEQLSRRLIVAEHLLTITGLKKVEDRLWELLLLLKQEIGQTVTNGTRLTVRFTHQNLADMICATRVTVTRMLGDFQTRGLIVVDRDRHLVVKDVLKISN comes from the coding sequence ATGCTACTCGCAAATCAAATAACATCAAAACTTTATTTAGATCTAAATGAAGAGAAGCTTTTACTACAGTTTTATGAAAAAGGCGAAGAAATTCCTTTATTTGATCAAGGTTTTTGGCAAGTTTATCGAGGAGTAGTGCAACTTAGTAGAATTAATGCGAAAGGTGAAGAAATAACTTTGGGTTGGGCAACAGGAAATACAGCTTTTGGTAATATTTTAGAGCATACTGGTATTGATCGCGCTCAAGCTTTATCAGATGTATATGTGCGATGGCTTTCTCCTCAAGATTTAGAAAATTATCCTCATTTTAGTCGTATTCTTTTAGAACAATTAAGTCGTCGTTTAATTGTTGCGGAACATTTGTTGACGATTACGGGATTAAAAAAAGTTGAGGACCGGTTGTGGGAATTATTATTGCTTCTTAAGCAAGAAATTGGACAAACTGTTACTAATGGTACTCGTCTCACTGTACGTTTTACTCATCAGAATTTAGCTGATATGATTTGTGCTACTAGAGTTACTGTGACTAGAATGTTAGGGGATTTCCAAACTAGAGGATTAATTGTTGTTGATCGCGATCGCCATTTGGTCGTTAAAGACGTTTTAAAAATCAGTAATTAA
- a CDS encoding P-II family nitrogen regulator: MKKVEAIIHAYKIEEVKLALVNVGIIGMTISELKGFGNQKGVTTRYRGNEYKVEFASKIKVEVVVDDEQVDYIVQQISLAARTGEIGDGKIFVRPINNVIRIRTSEQGVAAM; the protein is encoded by the coding sequence TTGAAAAAAGTAGAAGCAATTATTCATGCCTACAAAATAGAAGAAGTTAAGTTAGCTTTGGTTAATGTAGGTATTATTGGTATGACTATTTCAGAATTAAAAGGGTTTGGTAATCAAAAAGGTGTGACTACTCGTTATCGAGGTAATGAATACAAAGTAGAATTTGCTTCTAAAATTAAAGTTGAAGTAGTAGTTGATGACGAACAAGTCGATTATATTGTTCAGCAAATTTCTCTAGCTGCACGTACAGGAGAAATTGGAGATGGTAAGATTTTTGTCCGTCCTATTAATAATGTGATTCGGATTAGAACTAGTGAACAAGGAGTTGCTGCGATGTAA
- a CDS encoding DUF2499 domain-containing protein → MHALSIPTWIVHVSSVIEWIAAMWFIWRYGEITGEKYWYGLSFAMLPALISAMSACTWHFFDNLPSLEWLVTLQASTTVIGNCTLCLAAWWIWRSSLQKQ, encoded by the coding sequence ATGCACGCTCTTTCAATTCCCACTTGGATAGTTCATGTCTCTAGCGTCATCGAATGGATCGCTGCAATGTGGTTTATTTGGCGATATGGAGAGATTACAGGAGAAAAATACTGGTATGGTTTATCTTTTGCCATGTTACCAGCCTTAATTAGTGCGATGTCTGCTTGTACTTGGCATTTTTTTGATAATTTACCATCGCTTGAATGGTTAGTAACTTTGCAAGCAAGCACAACAGTGATCGGAAACTGCACTCTGTGTTTAGCTGCTTGGTGGATTTGGCGTTCTTCTTTACAAAAACAATAA
- a CDS encoding Hsp20/alpha crystallin family protein: MLTKNLKSWSPAIDLQETKTELVLKVEIPGVRTQELQVHVDEESVIIKGEHTERCDQENDDYLCHELHYGKFERIIPLPMPVCHHKAIAELIDGILTITMPKVC; the protein is encoded by the coding sequence ATGTTGACAAAAAATCTTAAAAGTTGGTCACCCGCTATCGATTTACAAGAAACAAAAACAGAGCTAGTTTTAAAAGTAGAAATTCCTGGAGTAAGAACTCAAGAATTACAAGTTCATGTTGATGAAGAATCAGTTATCATTAAAGGAGAACATACAGAAAGATGCGACCAAGAAAACGATGATTACTTGTGTCATGAATTGCATTATGGGAAATTTGAAAGGATTATTCCTTTACCGATGCCAGTCTGTCACCATAAAGCGATCGCAGAATTAATCGATGGTATCTTAACAATAACTATGCCCAAAGTTTGTTAA